The Candidatus Binatia bacterium genome segment GTCTCTGTCCCTCGCTGACGATCGTCCGTCCCAACTTCGCCCGCTACAAAGCCGCCTCGCAAGCGGTCTTTAGCATCTTCCGCGAGGTCACGGCGCTGGTCGAGCCGCTCTCGCTCGACGAAGCGTATCTCGACGTGACCGAGAACGCCTGGCAGGAGCCGCTGGCGACGCCGGTTGCCCGAAGATTGAAGGAGCGAGTCCGCGCGGAGACCGGCCTGACGGCGTCTGCCGGTGTCGCGCCGAACAAGTTTCTGGCAAAAATCGCGTCGGGTTGGAAGAAGCCGGACGGGTTGACCGTCATCAGCCCGGAACGCGTCGAGCCGTTTCTCCAAAAGCTACCGGTCGATGCGCTGTGGGGCGTCGGTCCGGTCACGGCCAGGAAACTGCGGGCGCGTGGCATCGATCGCCTGGTCGACGTGCGAGCCGTCGACCCGGACATGCTTCGCGAGGCCGTCGGCGGCCTCTCCGACTGGCTGAGACAGTTGGCTCAGGGCGTGGACGAGCGGCCGGTTGTCCCCAACCGCGAAACAAAATCGTCAGGTTCGGAAAACACCTATCCGGAGGACCTGACCGATCTCAACCAGATTCGTGAAGAAATCACCGACATGGCCGGCCACGTCGTCAGCTGGCTGGCGCGCAAGGCGTTGCTGGCTCGCACGGTGACCATCAAAGTCCGCTATCACGACTTCACCACGGTGACGCGCAGTCACTCGACGTCGCCGTCGCGAGATGCCGCCGCCCTGATCGCCCGGGCCGTACAATTGCTCGACAAAACCGACGCGGGACGCCGGCCCGTTCGTCTGCTCGGGGTCAGCGTCCACAACTTCTGCGGCGACGGCGATGTGGCTGAACCTCCAGATCGATTGCCGTTTGAGAGCGACCAAGGCGTCACCGACAGTTAAGGGCCCCAAGGCCCTTCGTGCCATTTTGGTGACTCCCGGCTAGCGGGTCGTGACTTAGTGCGAGGTTGTTGATACCGTAGAGGCCTCGCGGCTGCTGATTCATATTTGCCTCCACGTCCTGTCCGTCCGAGACATGGAGAGTCAGGAACGAGATGCTCAAAGGAACTCGGAACGGAATACTGAAACGCATTCAGCCGGTGAGCATCCACGGACAAGTGTCGTGGGATGTGTTCTTTGCCGACCTCGAAGATCCCGACGGTCAGGTCCACAACGCGCGCATCGGCCCCGAGGCCGTTACCGGCAACATCGAGCCCGGCGATCGGATTCAGATTGAGTATCTGGTCGGCGTTCCGGTGAAAATCACACTGGTCAGCGCGGTGTGATGATCCGAACCGTGCGCAGGTCGATCCGCTCATTCGGCGTTTCCCCGGTTCGCGGTGCCGCTTCGATGGTCTCGACCGCAGTCATACCTTCCACCACTCGACCAAACGCGGTGTAAACGCCGTCGAGAGCGGTTGACGCTCCCGTACAAATGAAAAACGACGTCGAGGCACTGTCGGCCGCATCGCCCCGTGCCATCGAGACGATGCCTTTCACATGCTTCGTATCGTTGAACTCCGGCTGCAAATTGTGGACGACCTTCTGCTGTTTCTCGGTCAACGGTGCCGTTCGCGACGATAACGCGCCGGTCTGAATCACAAATCCCGGGGCCACACGATGAAACGCCATGCCGTTGTAGACACCGGCATCGGCCAAACGCAGAAATTGCCGGACCGTTTCGCGCGCCTTGGTCGGAAAGAACTCGATCGTAATCGGACCGGCACTCGTATCGAGCACGGCCCGATACTTCGCCAACTCCTCGGCTGATTCGGTGATGAACCGATCCGCCGGCGTATCGCGAATCAGCACATGCGTGATTTCGGCGCGGTCCACCACGAGACCTGCCGCATCGACCGGCATCTCTGAAATCTTCAGCAGCGCTTCCATGCCGTCCGACACGTGGCCGAACACGGTGTATTGCCCGTCGAGTGCCGGCTGGTCAGCGAGCACGACAAAAAACTGCGCACCGGCGCTATCGGGCTTTCCGGGAATCGTCACGGCGGCCACCGATCCGCGCGTCATCTTCGCCGCATGGGCCTCGGCCTTGACCGCGTTGAGGCCGCCGGTGCCGTACTGGCTGCGCTTTGCCGGATCCTTCGATATCGGATCGCCGCCTTGAACCATGCCGTACTTGATCGCGCGGTGGAAAACGGTGCCATCGTATCCACCCTGCTGCGCGACCTGAATGAAATACGCGACCTGATTCGGCGCGGCATCAGCCGCCAGATCGACGATCACGGTTCCGGCCGCCGTCTCGATCACGGCCTGCTGCGGCGAGGTCTGAGCCGCCAGCGTCGAGCTGAAACCCGACACGACGAGTGCAAGCTCTGACATGAGCCACAGGAATCTCAGAGTCCTCCGGGTCATCGCCCTTCCTTTGCGGATCGCAGCATGTTCTGCGTGCTCAGCGGCCAACGTCAATCCGTTCTTCGAGGCCATGCTCAACGTCCTTCGATGATGCGGGCCGCGTGGTAGATGTAATGAAGGCTCGAGATCAGCGTGATCGCAAGCGACGCATACACGAGCGCGTCCACCATCAGCGAGTGATATCCAAGGTAGTTGTAGAACATCGCCACGACGGCCGTCATCATGTATGTGGCCGTCGCCACCTTGCCGAAAAACGAGGGACGAAAGGTCCTCGGGCCGATCGCCAGGTTGACGATGGCCACGGTGCTCACGATGACGACATCACGACTGATGATCAGCACAGTCAGCCAAATTGGCAAGGGGTTCGCGAGACCGAGCCAGGGCACGGTCAGCACGATAAACGTGCTCAACGCAAGCAGCTTGTCGGCCATCGGATCGAGCCATGCGCCCAGATTGCTTTTCTGATCCGACCATCGCGCCGTCAGTCCGTCCAGCGCGTCGGTCAGGCACGCGGTCGCGAACACAATCAGCGCCCACCCGAAATGGCCATAGATGACCAGAATCACGAAGGCGGGAATCAGCATGATACGCAGCAGCGTCAGCTGATTCGCGACGGTCAGCACGTTCATCGTCGGCTGGCGCCAACACCTGACGAGACGCTGGCCATCGCGCGGAGGTGTTCGATCGCCTCGACGGCTTCGCTGCCGGTGACCACGCGGGTTGGCTCAAATGACCCGTCTGGCGCCGCCGTCATGACACCGGCCGCGACGGCAGTCGACGCCGCTGGATACGCCAGATGACCGGCCGAGATGTCGGTGAATCGTCCGCGGGCGTTGGCCCAGGTTCGGGCCTGTGCCGGCGATACGACCGCGACTTTCGCGAGCAGCCGCGTCATCGCCTGCGCGAAGTCGACGCGACGAACCACCGTGCGCGGCTGAAAGGTGTGGTTGACGAACGGATCGAGCACGCCGGCCCGCGTCACCGCCAGAATCCAGCTCTCGGCCCAGTGGCCGCGAATGTCGGTCATCACGCCGGCATCGCGGGCGCGGGTGACCTGCAGGAGCGGAGCCAACCGGACGCCGATGAGCGCTGCCAAGTCGCCACGTGTGATCTGCGGAGCCGATTCGATCGCCCGGTACTCGGCGGGCAGACGGGCAACCTCGGCGCGCGTGGTCATCGCATTTCGCTTGGCCTCGATCCGCTCGTTCGGTTCGATCGCCAACGCGTCGTTGTACGCCTTCAGCGCCGCGTCGAAATCGTTGCGCGCATCGAGAATTTGGGCGATTTCGGCCAGTGACGCCGCGTCACTGACGTCGAGGGACGCAGCCTTCCGGAAGTCGGCCAAGGCCGCGTCGGCGTCGCTATGGTCGCGCTCGACGGCACCGCGTTCCCGGTACAGAAATCCGGTTTCCGGCGAATGATCAATCGCCACGCGGTAGGCACGCAGCGCGTCGTCGGCCTTGCCCGATTGTGCGGCCTGCCGGGCCGCGTTCACGTCGCGCTCGACCGCGCGGAATCGGAGCACCTCGATCCGACGCGTGAGGTCGGTCAACGACGGGTCGGCCGTGAACGCCGCCTGCAACGCCTCGATCGCTTCGCCTTCGCGATTCAGCGCGACGAGCGCGTCGCCTCTTCCAGCCAGCGCCGGTGCGTAATTGCCGCGCCGGCTGAGCGCGCGATCGAACCGCGCCAGCGCGCTCTTCGGATCCTTTTGCGCGAGCTGCACGTATCCGCCGGTCGTTTCCGCCGGATAAAACCCGGCCGACAGCTTCAATGCGACGGCCACCTCACGATCGGCGTTGCGCAAATCGCCCGCTTGAAGAAATTGCCAGGCGCGATCCTCGTTGCTCGCCGCCGGGAGAGCGGCGAGGTCGGCGGGAACCACAGGCCGGACGAAATCTGGAAAGTGCGGCGTGGTGACTGCCGGCAACGCGACCATCGTCGTCTTCTCGGCGCAGGCCATCGTGACGACAAGCATTCCGATCGCTACGAGGCCAGGCGCTCTCCGCATCGCGGAAAAATTTTACCTCTTTGACAGGTCGAGCCGAGCGAGAAGGCGACGAGGCACGTCGGCGACGATCGACACTTGGCCGTCGCGCGTTTCGTGGACGAGCACCCGGGCGTGGCGATACAACCGGGCGATGCGCTCGGTGTCGGCGGGATCCGCTGGGTCGAACATCACGGTGATCCGACGAACGTCGAGCGCCAATCGCGACGCCATCGTTTCGACCAGCTCATCGACGCGCGCACCGGTGAGCGCCGAAATGCACACGGCGGCCGGATCCCGTTGCTGGAGGCGTGTCCGCTCGTCGGCCGTCAGCTGGTCCGTTTTGTTGTAAACCTCGACGAGCGGCACTCCCGTCGCACCAACCTCTTCGAGCACGCCTTGGACCGCCGCCATGCGGCGCTCGCGATCTGCCGCCGCCGCGTCGATCACGTGCAACACCAGGTCGGCTTCCGACACCTCTTCGAGCGTGGCGCGAAAGGCCGCGACCAGCGCGTGCGGCAGCCGGTCGATGAAGCCGACGGTATCTGAGATGAGGAGCTCGCCGCGACCCGGAAGCCGCACCTGACGGACCAGCGGATCGAGTGTGACAAACAGCGCGTCCGACGCCTCCGCGCTGGCGTCGGTCAAGAGATTGAACAGCGTCGTCTTGCCCGCGTTCGTGTACCCAACCAGGGCGACGGTGGGCACGGCGGCCTTGTGACGGCGCTCGCGCAATTGCGCGCGGCGTTTTCGCACATGCTCGATGTCTTCGGACACCACGTGGATTCGCGTCCTGATCCGTCGCCGATCGGTTTCGAGTTTCGTTTCGCCAGGGCCCCTCGTGCCGATCCCGCCGCCCAATCGCGACAGCGCCGCAGCTGAGCCGACCAGCCGCGGCAGGAGGTAGCGCAGCTGCGCGAGCTCGACTTGCAGCTTCCCTTCCCGTGTTCGCGCGCGGCGCGCAAAGATATCCAGAATCAATTGCGTACGGTCGATGACTTTTCGACCGACGATCGCTTCGATCTCTCGCAGTTGCGCCGGCGTCAGCTCGGCATCGAAGACGACCACATCAACCGCGGTTTCGGCACACGTCGCGGCGAGCCCTTCGATCTTTCCCGCGCCGAGATATGTCGACGGATCTGGTTTCGGCCGTTCTTGCAGCACGCGCAGGACGACGTGCGCACCGGCCGCTTCTGCGAGCCCGGCGAGCTCTTCGAGCGAGCGCTCGGCTTCGAGACGCCGCGCCCGCCCGGAAACGAGGCCGACGAGCGCCGCCTTCTCAGTCGGGGCTACTCGCGCTGCGCGCATGCCCTCACGTCTTCCCACGCCACCGCGCCCGCGCGAATCAAACGCACATCCACATGCGTCACGTCGACAATCGTTGACGCGGGTCCGCCCGGCGTTGTGCCGGAATCGAGCAGCACGTCCACGCCGTTCGAGAGGCGATCCGCCACGTCATCCGGGTCATCGGTGGCAGGCTGCCCGCTGAGGTTCGCGCTAGTAGCCGTGATCGGCCGGTCGAAGGTGGCTGATAGTGCCCGCGCCACTGCATGCGAGGGTACACGGATGCCGATCGTTGAGCCGCCGGCGGTCACCTCGGGCGCCAGCGCGCGGGGCGCGTGCATGACGAGCGTCAGCGGCCCGGGCCAGAATCGTTCGGCAAGGCGGGTTGCGGTGGCGTCCATCTCACCGATCCATTGCCGCACTTGGCGAATATCGGCGGCGATCAATGGCAGCGCCCGATCGGTATCGCGGCCCTTGAGAGTAAAAATGCGCGCCACAGCGGCAGGATTCCACGGATCTACCGCCAGCCCGTAGAGCGTGTCGGTAGGAATGGCCACCACGCCGCCCTTTCTCAGCGTCGCCGCAGCGTGCGCAATCGCCGTTGGATCCGGCCGAACCGGATCCACCACGACTCGTGTCATTCCTAGAAAATGATTCTGACGTTTTTCGAGGGCGAGACGTGGATGCTGTCGATGAACCGGATCTGATGCGGATCGTTTTGCATGATCACCGAGCTGGTCCGGACGCCGTCGCCGAAGAATCGAACGCCCTTCATCAAGGTGCCGTCGGTCACGCCGGTTGCGGCGAAGATCACACGTGCGCCAGGCGCGAGATCGTCCGACCGATACACCTTGCTGAAGTTGGTGATGCCCATCGCGCGGCAGCGCTGTTCATGTTCGGGCTTCGTGACGACCAGTCGGGCAAAGATTTCGCCATTCAGGCAGCGCATGGCGGCTGCGGTGAGAACACCCTCCGGCGCCCCGCCTGTTCCCATGACCGCGTGGACACCGGAGCCAACGACCGCCGCGGCGATTCCAGCCGACAGGTCGCCGTCGCCAATCAGCCGGATGCGCGCGCCGGTTGCCCGAATTTCGTTAATCAGCTGTTCGTGCCGGGGCCGGTCGAGAACAATGACGACGAGGTCGTCGACTTTGCGGCCGAGGCAACGGGCGATGGCGTTGAGATTGTCGGCGACAGGCGCGTCAAGACTCACGTCGCCTTTTGAGCTCGGACCGACGACAAGCTTTTCCATGTAGAGATCGGGGGCGTGCAAAAGTCCGCCCTTGCTCGAAGCTGCCAGCACCGCGATGGCATTGGAGGCGCCGGTCGCGCACAGATTGGTGCCCTCCAACGGATCCACTGCGATGTCGACCTGTGGAAACCCGGCGGCCGCCGAACCGCGCAACGCATGTGCCAGGCCCACTTTTTCGCCGATGTAGAGCATCGGTGCTTCATCACGCTCGCCTTCGCCGATGACAATCGTGCCGTCGATCGGTACCGAGTCCATCACCTTTCGCATCGCCTCGACCGCAACCTGATCGGACTTATGACGGTCGCCCTGGCCCATGGTGTGGGCGCAGGCAATAGCGGCCTGTTCGACGACTCGCAGGAATTCGAGAGAAAGATCTGCATCCATGTCGATTCGACTCCTACGATCGATGCGCGGGAAGGTCGCACCGCGTCGGACGATCGGTGCGATAGCCGAGAAGGTAGTCGGCTTGCATGATTTTGTGAATTTCGCGCGTGCCCTCGTAAATCACCGCGCCCTTGCAGTTGCGATAGAAGCGTCCGACCGGGTACTCGTCGGAATATCCATTGGCGCCATGGATCTGGACGGCGTCACCGGCCGCGCGTTCCGATGCGACGGTGGCAAACCACTTGGCGAGCCCCGTCTCACGCGTGTTCCGGCGACCCTGGTTTTTCAAACATCCGGAACGCAGCCACAACAGTCGAGCCGCTTGGTAATCCGATTCCATCTGCGCGATCATTTCTTTCACGAGCTGATGCTGGCCGATTTCAACGCCGAACGTGTAGCGCTCTTTCGCGTATTTCACGCTCGCGTCGCGGCAGGCGCGGATAAGCCCCGTGGCGCCGGCGGCGACCGTGAACCGCCCCTGATCGAGCCCGAACATCGCGATCTTGAATCCCTCGCCGAGCCGGCCGACGAGATTTTCTTCGGGCACCTCGACTTCGTCCATCTTGAACCAGCCGGTGTTGCCGGCAAGGATGCCCCACTTTTCCTTCATCGGGCCGGACGAAAATCCTTTGAATGTGCGCTCGACCATGAAAGCGCTCAGTCCTCCCGGATCCCGTAACTTCTTCTTCTCGAGATCGGTCCAGGCGAACACCAGAAAGTGGTCCGCGACGTCGGCGAGCGAAATCCACGATTTTTCGCCGCTGAGCACGTAGCGGGCGCCTTTCTTTATCGCTGTTGTCTGAATGGCGCGGACGTCGCTCCCGGCACCAGGCTCGGTCAGCCCATATCCAGAGATCTTGCGTCCCTGCGCCTGTGGCACGAGATAACGCTGCTTTTGTTCCTCGGTTCCCCACGACAGCAGGGTGAGGCAGTTCAGCCCGGCGTGCACAGACATAATCACGCGCAACGACGTGTCGACGTACTCGAGTTCCTCGCTTGCGATACCCAGACAGACGTAATCCATTCCGGCGCCACCGTACTGTTGCGGCACGGAAATTCCGAGCAGTCCAAGCTTGGCCATGCCGCCGAGCACGCGATCGCGGTCGAAGCGGTGATGACGGTCGTCGTCCTTGATATGCGGCGCGATCTCACGCGCGGCCCACTCACGAACCGACTGCTCGAGCAACTGCTGTTCGTCTGTCAGATCGAAGCTGATCATATGAGCCCGGAATCGTATCACGCGCTCCGGCGAAGCTGCACCACCGCGCCGCGGCCAAGGCCGAGCGTGGCGGCGGCGCTTCCGCCGCTGATGGCGATCTCCAGCCGGTCGGTGCTGCCCACGAGCGCGCACAATTCGCCGGCCGAGACGTCGGCGTAGGTCGAGACGATCCGAGGGATCACGTGTGCTCCGACCCGTACGCTCACCGTTCCCGAGATCCGCCTAAGCATCCGGTCGTCCACATTCGTAATCAGATTCCCAAAGCGGTCCACGCGCAGCACTTCGCCGTCCACGCCGTCGTCTTGGACACGGGGCCTCGGCACATCGAGATGGACCAAAGACGCAGCCGGCCGACCCAGCGCGCTCAGTTGAATCTCGTTGGCCAGCCATGCCGCCGCCGGCGCGAATCGATCGCGGCCTTCGAAGGTCTTGCTGATCGTCGGCCTCGCATAGCGCGGATCGGTCAGCTCCACCGCACTCGGCGGCGGCGTTTCGTCGAGCGCGACCGAGAGGACCCCGTTGTCTGGCGCCACAAATCGATGGTCGCCGGCCTCGACGGCAATGGCTCGCCGTCTCGAACCAACACCAGGATCGACGACGACGAGAAAGATTGTTCCGGATGGAAAATACCGGTACGCGGCGGCCAGCGCCAACGCGGCGCCGAGCACGTCCTGCGGCGCAACGTCGTGTGAAATGTCCACCAGTGTCGCCTGCGGACAGATACCGAGGATCACGCCCTTCATCGTGCCGACGTAGTGGTCGTGGAGACCGAAATCGGTGAGCAGCGCGATCAGCGGCCGCGCCATGACGGGCTAGCGCGTCTCGTAACTCGGCTTGCGGAACAAGATCTCGCGAATATTGTTTTTCATCAAAAAGGAATCCGAGACCCGCAGGCCGGTGAAGAGCCGGATGATATCGCGGTTCAGTAGCACTGCCTGGCGGCCGCGTACGGCCGGGTAGGTCCGGTACTTCAAGTTGGTTTCATCCGCGATCACGAACTTCGTATAGGTCGTTTCGCGCGGCAGGATGTTCCCGAAAAAGGCGAGCAACGCGCCCTCGGATCTGAGGACGCGCGTGAGCTGATCGGCGAGCGCCTGCGCGGAGGGACGGTCGAGATAGTCGATGAGATCCCAACAGATGATGCCGTCGATGGTCCCGTCTGCCTGCGGAAACCGCCGCGACAGAAACGCGGGAAATTCTTCCATCTTGCCGGTTCGGGCGTGGCGCTCGAGCTCGGCGTAGATGTCCTCGATGAAAATCTTGCAGCCGATTTGCTCGCCGAAGAAGCTCACGTTGCTGCCAACGACCGGTCCCAGATCAATCAGTTTGGGCGACTCGCGACCGGTCAGCGCCGACAGCAGTTTCCTGAGAGCTTTGGTGGCGAAGAGCGGTTCGTCGACAGGGACGTCAACCGGCGGACGAATCTCCGGTTCCGGTCGACGCGGCGCGAGGCGATCGAGAAGGCCCACTTACGTGTGAGTAGTCGAAGTTAAGAATGATGAATTGAGCATCAAGAACAAGAGGAACTAAGAATCAAGAACCGCACGCGATTCTCAATTCTTAATTCCCAATTCTCACCTATACGCGCCAGCTCCGCTACGCTCCGACGCGCGCTGCCTGCGGCGCCGGGGCCGCGGCTGGCGTGGCGGCGGCCGTCGGCTTTGCCGCGGCCTGAGCCGGCGGTGCGGCCTTGCGCTGCATGTCCACGCTGCCGCGGAAATGCGCGCCTTCCGCAATCGCAACTCTCGGCGAGACGATGTCGCCATCGACCGACCCGTTGTCGCGAATATCGACTTTCTCGCTTGCGGTGACGTTGCCGGTGACTTCGCCAAGAACGATCACCGACTTCGCGAACACTTGCGCCTTGATGCGCCCGTTCGCACCGATCGTCAGGATGTGATCGCGGAGCTGAATCGTGCCTTCGACCTGACCCTCGATGGTGAGATCTTCGCTGCCGTTAAGCTCGCCCTTGATGACGACGGATTTTCCGATATTCACGTTGTCCCTCTCCCTGTTCTGGCTCGCTTCCGCGCGAGGAGCAGGTGCTCCCGCCGGCGCGGGTGCCTGAGGCGCCTGCGGCGCCGCCGGTTGTCCGCTCGCCGGGCGGACCGCTTCATCCCGTTTCCACATGTAAACCTCCGCCTGTCCTGTGACTGGGGGCGTTAGGGTGTCTGCCTGCTGAGCTTCGCTCGTGAGGCGGAGCCAGTATAGGACCCGTCGGAACGCTTGTCTAGTCCTTTTCTTACCTATAGTTAGCGGGAATGCTACAATGAACGATTCACCGTGCGTGTCTACTTCGACTACAACGCCACGACCCCCCTCGCGCCGGAAGTAATCGAGGCGACAACGGCTGCCTCACGTGATCTTTTCGGCAATGCGTCGAGCGTTCATCACTTCGGTCAGCAGGCCAAGGCGGCGATCGACGACGCCAGGTCGGCAATCGCGACCCTCATCAATGGCGATCCCTCCGAAATCGTCTTCACCAGCGGCGGCACCGAATCAGACAATTTCGCGATTCGCGGCGCGGCCGAGGCCTTCGAAGCCGCAGGGCGACGCCATCTGATCGCGACGGCGATCGAACACGAAGCGGTCTTGAACACTTTGAAAGCGCTGGCGCGTCGTGGTTCAAGAACCACGCTCGTGCCGGTCGACCACTCGGGCATCGTGTCGCCAGATCGCATACGGGAGGCGATCTCGCGAGAGACGGCGGTCGTCTCCGTGATGCACGCGAACAACGAAATCGGCACGATCCAACCGATTGCACCGATCGCCGCGATTGCCCACGAGCACGGTGCGCTGATGCACACCGACGCGGTACAGTCGATTGCGAAGATCCCGGTCGACGTCCGGGCGCTCGGCGTGGACCTGTTGTCGCTGTCGGCGCACAAGTTCAGCGGTCCCAAGGGCGTCGGCGTGTTGTGGATCAAGCGCGGCACGAGGATGCTGCCGATTCTCACCGGCGGCAAACACGAGAGAAACCGGCGCGCCGGGACCGAGAACGTGCCGGCGATCGTTGGCCTCGGTGTCGCGGCCCGTCTCGCCGCTAATAAGCTGGAGGC includes the following:
- the dinB gene encoding DNA polymerase IV, producing MIRRIIHVDMDAFYASVEQRDNPSLRGKPLAVGGQPNQRGVVAAASYEARAFGVHSAMSMTHAVRLCPSLTIVRPNFARYKAASQAVFSIFREVTALVEPLSLDEAYLDVTENAWQEPLATPVARRLKERVRAETGLTASAGVAPNKFLAKIASGWKKPDGLTVISPERVEPFLQKLPVDALWGVGPVTARKLRARGIDRLVDVRAVDPDMLREAVGGLSDWLRQLAQGVDERPVVPNRETKSSGSENTYPEDLTDLNQIREEITDMAGHVVSWLARKALLARTVTIKVRYHDFTTVTRSHSTSPSRDAAALIARAVQLLDKTDAGRRPVRLLGVSVHNFCGDGDVAEPPDRLPFESDQGVTDS
- a CDS encoding peptidylprolyl isomerase; translation: MASKNGLTLAAEHAEHAAIRKGRAMTRRTLRFLWLMSELALVVSGFSSTLAAQTSPQQAVIETAAGTVIVDLAADAAPNQVAYFIQVAQQGGYDGTVFHRAIKYGMVQGGDPISKDPAKRSQYGTGGLNAVKAEAHAAKMTRGSVAAVTIPGKPDSAGAQFFVVLADQPALDGQYTVFGHVSDGMEALLKISEMPVDAAGLVVDRAEITHVLIRDTPADRFITESAEELAKYRAVLDTSAGPITIEFFPTKARETVRQFLRLADAGVYNGMAFHRVAPGFVIQTGALSSRTAPLTEKQQKVVHNLQPEFNDTKHVKGIVSMARGDAADSASTSFFICTGASTALDGVYTAFGRVVEGMTAVETIEAAPRTGETPNERIDLRTVRIITPR
- a CDS encoding CDP-alcohol phosphatidyltransferase family protein, which produces MNVLTVANQLTLLRIMLIPAFVILVIYGHFGWALIVFATACLTDALDGLTARWSDQKSNLGAWLDPMADKLLALSTFIVLTVPWLGLANPLPIWLTVLIISRDVVIVSTVAIVNLAIGPRTFRPSFFGKVATATYMMTAVVAMFYNYLGYHSLMVDALVYASLAITLISSLHYIYHAARIIEGR
- a CDS encoding S-layer homology domain-containing protein, translating into MLVVTMACAEKTTMVALPAVTTPHFPDFVRPVVPADLAALPAASNEDRAWQFLQAGDLRNADREVAVALKLSAGFYPAETTGGYVQLAQKDPKSALARFDRALSRRGNYAPALAGRGDALVALNREGEAIEALQAAFTADPSLTDLTRRIEVLRFRAVERDVNAARQAAQSGKADDALRAYRVAIDHSPETGFLYRERGAVERDHSDADAALADFRKAASLDVSDAASLAEIAQILDARNDFDAALKAYNDALAIEPNERIEAKRNAMTTRAEVARLPAEYRAIESAPQITRGDLAALIGVRLAPLLQVTRARDAGVMTDIRGHWAESWILAVTRAGVLDPFVNHTFQPRTVVRRVDFAQAMTRLLAKVAVVSPAQARTWANARGRFTDISAGHLAYPAASTAVAAGVMTAAPDGSFEPTRVVTGSEAVEAIEHLRAMASVSSGVGASRR
- the hflX gene encoding GTPase HflX produces the protein MRAARVAPTEKAALVGLVSGRARRLEAERSLEELAGLAEAAGAHVVLRVLQERPKPDPSTYLGAGKIEGLAATCAETAVDVVVFDAELTPAQLREIEAIVGRKVIDRTQLILDIFARRARTREGKLQVELAQLRYLLPRLVGSAAALSRLGGGIGTRGPGETKLETDRRRIRTRIHVVSEDIEHVRKRRAQLRERRHKAAVPTVALVGYTNAGKTTLFNLLTDASAEASDALFVTLDPLVRQVRLPGRGELLISDTVGFIDRLPHALVAAFRATLEEVSEADLVLHVIDAAAADRERRMAAVQGVLEEVGATGVPLVEVYNKTDQLTADERTRLQQRDPAAVCISALTGARVDELVETMASRLALDVRRITVMFDPADPADTERIARLYRHARVLVHETRDGQVSIVADVPRRLLARLDLSKR
- a CDS encoding L-threonylcarbamoyladenylate synthase codes for the protein MVDPVRPDPTAIAHAAATLRKGGVVAIPTDTLYGLAVDPWNPAAVARIFTLKGRDTDRALPLIAADIRQVRQWIGEMDATATRLAERFWPGPLTLVMHAPRALAPEVTAGGSTIGIRVPSHAVARALSATFDRPITATSANLSGQPATDDPDDVADRLSNGVDVLLDSGTTPGGPASTIVDVTHVDVRLIRAGAVAWEDVRACAQRE
- the glpX gene encoding class II fructose-bisphosphatase — translated: MDADLSLEFLRVVEQAAIACAHTMGQGDRHKSDQVAVEAMRKVMDSVPIDGTIVIGEGERDEAPMLYIGEKVGLAHALRGSAAAGFPQVDIAVDPLEGTNLCATGASNAIAVLAASSKGGLLHAPDLYMEKLVVGPSSKGDVSLDAPVADNLNAIARCLGRKVDDLVVIVLDRPRHEQLINEIRATGARIRLIGDGDLSAGIAAAVVGSGVHAVMGTGGAPEGVLTAAAMRCLNGEIFARLVVTKPEHEQRCRAMGITNFSKVYRSDDLAPGARVIFAATGVTDGTLMKGVRFFGDGVRTSSVIMQNDPHQIRFIDSIHVSPSKNVRIIF
- a CDS encoding acyl-CoA dehydrogenase family protein; this encodes MISFDLTDEQQLLEQSVREWAAREIAPHIKDDDRHHRFDRDRVLGGMAKLGLLGISVPQQYGGAGMDYVCLGIASEELEYVDTSLRVIMSVHAGLNCLTLLSWGTEEQKQRYLVPQAQGRKISGYGLTEPGAGSDVRAIQTTAIKKGARYVLSGEKSWISLADVADHFLVFAWTDLEKKKLRDPGGLSAFMVERTFKGFSSGPMKEKWGILAGNTGWFKMDEVEVPEENLVGRLGEGFKIAMFGLDQGRFTVAAGATGLIRACRDASVKYAKERYTFGVEIGQHQLVKEMIAQMESDYQAARLLWLRSGCLKNQGRRNTRETGLAKWFATVASERAAGDAVQIHGANGYSDEYPVGRFYRNCKGAVIYEGTREIHKIMQADYLLGYRTDRPTRCDLPAHRS
- a CDS encoding SAM-dependent chlorinase/fluorinase, which translates into the protein MARPLIALLTDFGLHDHYVGTMKGVILGICPQATLVDISHDVAPQDVLGAALALAAAYRYFPSGTIFLVVVDPGVGSRRRAIAVEAGDHRFVAPDNGVLSVALDETPPPSAVELTDPRYARPTISKTFEGRDRFAPAAAWLANEIQLSALGRPAASLVHLDVPRPRVQDDGVDGEVLRVDRFGNLITNVDDRMLRRISGTVSVRVGAHVIPRIVSTYADVSAGELCALVGSTDRLEIAISGGSAAATLGLGRGAVVQLRRSA
- a CDS encoding class I SAM-dependent methyltransferase, producing the protein MGLLDRLAPRRPEPEIRPPVDVPVDEPLFATKALRKLLSALTGRESPKLIDLGPVVGSNVSFFGEQIGCKIFIEDIYAELERHARTGKMEEFPAFLSRRFPQADGTIDGIICWDLIDYLDRPSAQALADQLTRVLRSEGALLAFFGNILPRETTYTKFVIADETNLKYRTYPAVRGRQAVLLNRDIIRLFTGLRVSDSFLMKNNIREILFRKPSYETR
- a CDS encoding polymer-forming cytoskeletal protein codes for the protein MNIGKSVVIKGELNGSEDLTIEGQVEGTIQLRDHILTIGANGRIKAQVFAKSVIVLGEVTGNVTASEKVDIRDNGSVDGDIVSPRVAIAEGAHFRGSVDMQRKAAPPAQAAAKPTAAATPAAAPAPQAARVGA